The Candidatus Synechococcus calcipolaris G9 nucleotide sequence GTCGAATGGCAAGTCCGTCCCGCTGCTGTCCGTCTCTTTCGAGAACGGGGAATTGATGTCCATGAACTCCACGCCGATATTTCTGTTAACCGACCGGAAGGAGCCATTGAAATTGACCTACTTGTGGTGAACGAGACCGATGTGATTTTGATTGAAGTCAAAAGTAAACTCAGTCAAACTGATGTGGATGAACATTTAGAGCGGTTAGCCAAATTCAAAGACCTGATGCCTCGTTACCGTCAAATGAATGCAATGGCCGCCGTTGCCGCCATGGTAATTCCCGCCGATGTTGCCCGCTATGCTTATCACCAGGGGTTATTTGTCCTAGCCCAGTCCGGTGATAGCATTGTTATTCTCAATAATGATAAATTTAAGCCAAAAACCTGGTAGGGTGACCTTGTCTCAATTATGGACTATTTAGATATAGACTATTTAGAAGAAAAGTCCCGTTAAGTATAATTTATTTCTAATTATCCGATGGGCGACTAGCTAAATTGATGCGATCGCTCAGTTGCCGTAGTAACGCACCCATTTCCGGATCTGTACGTTGGAGTTCTGCCACTTTGTCACAACTATACATGACGGTTGTATGGTCCTTACCACCAAATTCTTCACCAATTTTAGGTAAGCTCAGTCCCGTATATTGACGCATTAAGTACATTCCCAATTGACGGGCGACACTAATTTCTCGACGACGGGAGTTTCCCTTCAGATCACTAATGGGGATATTCATAGC carries:
- a CDS encoding DUF3782 domain-containing protein, whose product is MATTADDVWRLLGELAEAQKETERRFQETERLLKEQSQETERLLKEQSRKTDRQIQQVNKQIGDLGNRLGEFVEWQVRPAAVRLFRERGIDVHELHADISVNRPEGAIEIDLLVVNETDVILIEVKSKLSQTDVDEHLERLAKFKDLMPRYRQMNAMAAVAAMVIPADVARYAYHQGLFVLAQSGDSIVILNNDKFKPKTW